Below is a window of Quercus robur chromosome 6, dhQueRobu3.1, whole genome shotgun sequence DNA.
ttgaagagggacatggctgtggtaagtggaatcttctatcttATCTTTGTGTTGAGAACCTTCTTATCGTCTTATCTTGGTATCGTCTTCATTTCCGTCTGAGTGCAGATCACccaacaaatttatgttgctgAGGAATGGGCCAAACAAGCTCGTGAGGATGTGCATagggaggctcagtcccgtGCTACAGCTGAGAGGGCCGCGAGCGATCTCAAACGTGATCTTGATCGTCAGGATCATGAGCTAAAAGAGGTGAAGAAGGCCAATgcgagtgcagaggctggcctgAAAACTGCTGAAAAGCAAACCGAAGAGCTGCGCAAGCAGCTCCGACACTTTGAGGAAAAACTGTCAGCGGAGCAACAAGCGGTTTCGGAGCTTaaggctgagcttgcaaggGCTAAGGAGGAAGCCCGCTTGTCCAGGGAGGTTGCCGAGAAGGCTGTGGCGGCTTCGTATGAACGTGGGGTTCACGATACTGAGGAAAGGTTGACTGAGGAAGTCGCCACTGTCTGCAGGGATTATGTCACCTCGACCTGGGGATTGGCCATGGATAGGGCAGCCGTCCCCgcagattctgatctcaggaaagTTGAGAACATCTTTTACCCTGCGGAGATACGTGAGACTCCTGGGGAGGTCGCTTCCACTGAACCTCTTCCAGCAGATTCCCCCATTCCCGAGACTGGAGGCATGGAGCAAGCTACGCAGGGCCAGTCACCTGAGGACAGTCTTCGCATCAGCGAGATCCTTGCCCAGGCCCAGGAGATCGCCCCGGAGAACCCAGCAGTGGATGATCAGCCCGCCCCAACTCAGGGCCCTTAGGGACGTAGAATAGGAATTCGTCTGTCCCgcttttgtattttgttttgtttgatccttGCTAATATTTCTGAACTGAATTACTTTGAACATTATATGACAaaagttatttaattacatatatcgctgctttactttattttgttttcatcatgaatggatatCAGTCTTACCCTTTTACTGCTTAAAGTCGAACAATAATGAATAAAGACGTTAAAATTGCGACACTTTGTAGTCGAGCAAGAACGATTACAATGCTGATTTTTCCCAAGTCCGTGGCTAAGAATCCGCGCAGGACTTGGCTTCCCTTTAACGCTTTTCGTGAATCATAAACGGTTAACCCTTGATGAAAgaattgtgtggttaatttcccccaagtctgtggttcgaggagccatgcaggacttgggttctgtttaacgcttattgagattgttgcgcggttaatttcccccaagtctgtggtccgaggagccatgcaggacttgggtcttgtttaacgcttactgagattgttgcgcggttaatttcccccaagtctgtggttcgaggagccatgcaggacttgggttctgtttaacgcttattgagattgttgcgcggttaatttcccctaagtctgtggtccgaggagccatgcaggacttgggtcttgtttaacgcttactgagattgttgcgcggttaatttcccccaagtctgtggttcgaggagccatgcaggacttgggttctgtttaacgcttattgagattgttgcgcggttaatttcccctaagtctgtggtccgaggagccatgcaggacttgggtcttgtttaacgcttactgagattgttgcgcggttaatttcccccaagtctgtggttcgaggagccatgcaggacttgggttctgtttaacgcttattgagattgttgcgcggttaatttcccccaagtctgtggtccgaggagccatgcaggacttgggttctgtttaacgcttactgagattgttgcgcggttaatttcccccaagtctgtggtccgaggagccatgcaggacttgggttctgtttaacgcttactgagattgttgcgcggttaatttcccccaagtctgtggttcgaggagccatgcaggacttgggttctgtttaacgcttattgagattgttgcgcggttaatttcccccaagtctgtggttcgaggagccatgcaggacttgggttctgtttaacgcttattgagattgttgcgcggttaatttcccccaagtctgtggtccgaggagccatgcaggacttgggttctgtttaacgcttactgaaaattgctgcgtggttaatttcccccaagtctgtggtccgaggagccatgcaggacttgggttctgtttaacgcttactgaaaattgctgcggggttaatttcccccaagtctgtggtccgaggagccgtgcaggacttgggttctgtttaactttTATTGAGAATTGTACAGTAGAATGACATCAAGTAAAATAttcttcattaataaaagtaccttttcaggttatttacattccatggacgtggcactacacgttTGTCTAAGTCTTCCAAATAGTACGCTCCAATGCCAGCCACAGAGGTGATACGGTATGGACCCTCCCAGTTTGGCCCGAGttttccccatgcagggttcctcgcattgcccaggactttcctcagcactaggTCCCCAGGCGTCAACGGTcttgacttcaccttggcgtcatagccccgcttgagcttttgctgatacTGAGCTAGATGCACCATCGCGCAATCCCTTCTCTCTTCAAGGAGGTCCAAGCTTTTCTCTAGAAGCCCGTTGTTAACAATAGGGTCGAATGTAGCAGTCCTCTGggagggaaagtttatctctaatgggatgacggcctcggccccgtaggtcaacgaaaagggggtttctcccgtggatcggcggggcgtggtgcgatacgtccacaaaacatgggcgagctcttcaacccacctccctttcgcgtcgtctAACCTCCTcttcagcccattcactatggttttgttaaCTGCCTCGGCTTGTCCGTTACTCTGCGGATAGGCTGGTGTAGAGTACCTGTTGACAATCCCCAATTCACTgcaatattccctaaaggccttgctatcaaattgcaggccattgtccgagattagAGTGTGTGGGGTGTCGAATCGGGTGACAATGTTTTTTCagataaacttcttgacatcaacatccctaatgtttgccagcgcctcAGCCTCAACCCATTTCGTaaagtaatcggtgccgacgagaagaaacttcttgttcccggcagctttggggaacggacctaatatgtctaggccccattgtgcaaatggccaagggctggacaatggGTTAAGTACCCCACCGGGTTGATGTATATTCGGAGCGAAccgttggcattggtcacacttcttcacatattccagagcttCCTTATGCATGCttggccaccagtaacccagcgtcatagccctgtgggagagggaccggcCCCCCGTATGGCTCCCACAAATCCCCTCGTGCAACTCCTCCAGAATGAGTTCAGTTGCGCCTGGGTGTacacacagcaagtatggccccGAGAATGAACGTCTGTAGagcttggagtcctcggacaaccagaacCGAGAAGCTCTCCTCCGGATTTTGTCGGCCTCGACTTTGTCGTTTGGTAAGGAATCATTCTTCAAGAATTGgacaagagggtccatccagcttggccCCTCGCCGACATTATGTATCCGAATACCTTTAGCCTCCTCTTCCGTGGGGCGGCAGAGGTCCTCGACCAAGataacccgcggaaggggctgagccAAGGATGTGGCCAGTGTTGCCAGAGAATCGGCGTGAGTATTCCCGCTTCTGGGTATATGCATCAAACGGAAGTCGTCGAAGTGGGCGCGTAAGCGTTTAGCTCGGGCAAGATACCGTTGCATTCTTTCGTctttcgcctccaattccccgcttacttgccccactatgagtcttgaatctgagaatatGCTCGCGCATTTCCCACCCAGCTTCCGGATCATCGACATCCCTTCTAGCAGTGCTTCATACTCagcttcgttattcgttgctGGGAATCCCAGTCTCAACGACTTCTCCAGAGTTATACCTTCGGGAGAGATTAGAACGAGCCCCACTCCAGACCCCTTTTAGTTCGCTGCACCATCAATGTATGCTTTCCACTCATCGTGCTCTTGCACAGAAATCGTGCTGACCAGTCTCCTATCATTACTCGGTGATTCCGACACGTCCACCCCTTCCACGGTTggctccgcaaattcagctaccagatcagcgaggacttgaccttttATGGCGGTGCGCGGCATATATCTGATGTCAAAGGCGCTTAAGATGGTTCCCCACTTAGCGATTCTCCCAGTGTAGTCGGCGCTGCGGAGGACTGATTTCaatggaagttgggttagcacaaccactgtatgcgcctgaaaatagtggggaagcttctttgtagcttgcacgacagccaatattgccttttcgagggggagatACCGGGTCTCTGCCTCCTGTAGCGACTTGCTTACGTAGTACACGAGCCGTtgcgtgccgttgtcctctAGGATCAGTACTAGGCTGACTGCATGATCGGCGACTGCGATGTATGCATAGAGTACCTCGTCGGcctcgggactggacatgatcggaggtcgggcgaggtattccttgagctgttggaaagccacgtcacactcctcagtccactcgaaacccttccacttgtgcaataggaggaaaaaaggtcGGCATCGGTCCGccgagcgggagatgaaacggttcaaagctgctatcataccggtaagcttctggacttctttgggattccgaggcgGTTGCATACTACGAATGgcccttatttggtcagggttaacttcGATCCCCCGatgggttaccatgtagccaaggaattttcccgatcccactccaaatgaacacttggatgcgttcagtcgcAGCCTGTACCTTCTCAGGATGTGAAACACCTCGTCAAGGTCCCTGATGTGGTCAGTCACCAAtttgctctttactaccatatcatctatatacacctcgacagtttttcccatctgttgttcaaacatcctagtcatcatcctttgataggtcgaaccggcattcttcaggccaaaaggcatcaccttgtaatgatagttgccaattggggtgacaaaggcagttttttcctggtcttccgtggccaaggatatcttatggtagccctggaaagcgtccaaaaaactcattcggggatgcccgacagttgcgtcgaccagtcggtctattcgcggcattgggaaaggatcctttgggcaagccttgtttaagtccgtgaagtccacacagactcgccatttcccgctcttcttcttcaccacgactgtgttcgccaaccattcggggtagaacacttccttgatagccccagttCTTTTCAATTTCGCCACTTCTTCCTTCACAGCGTCTGCATGCTCCCTTGACGGGCGCCGAGGGGGCTGCTTCTTTGGGGTAATAGCTGGATTAACGTTAAGGTGATGGTGTATTAGGTCTGAGTCAACCCCAGGGGCTTCATAAGGatcccaagcgaatacatccTCATTTCGACGCAGAAAATCAATTAGCGTCgacttctcctgtgctggtAGCTCCGAGCCAATCTGGAAAAACCTTtcggggtctgatccgacgagcacTTTCTCTAGCTCTTCACAACTCACCTCCATGTCCGGTCCTTCATTACCTGCAACTAGGACCGGggttcttgattgctataaggtaTTCTCGGTTGAAGTGGAAGGCGCGTCGCTTAATCATCGAGCAATGGCCGATACCATGCATCGCCTGGCCATTCCTTGATCCCCcactatctctttgattcggCCCTCTGAGGGATACTTCACCTTCTGGTGCAGGGTagacgacacagcccctagcgtatgaagccatggccgtgccacaatagccgtgtagggtgagtatgcgtccaccacaatgaagtccacttccactatttctatgtctgtttgcacaggcaatCTGATCATGCCCTTagggatgacgatttttcccTCAAAGCTAAGCAGAGGAGTATTGTATGGCGACAGGTCCTCCTGCTTTTAAATTCAGCCCTTTATATAGGTCCGGGTACATCACCTCCACGGCGCTgccctgatcaactaacaccctcctcacgtcataacctcctattctgagtGTCACGACTAGGGCGTCGTCATggggctgaatagttccctcctTGTCCTCTTCCGTGAATCCAATTAATGGCACTCTCCCTCTAGCCCTCTTGAATTCCCTTTCGCCTGGCTCTGTCGGGAACCTACctactgacattactctgaatGGGCCGGATccggttctcccaggtgcggcaagaatgacatttatcgtgccgaTAGGTGGCCTCAAGGTGCTTTGCCTGGTATCGACATTTGACTGCTCAGGGCGTTGCAACAGATGCCctaactttccttctcggacgaGTGGATCCACATAGTTCTTCAGATTCCTACATTCGTCCATGACGTGGCCGGGCTCTTGGTGATACACACAATATAGgttctgattgcgttttgaggggtcaCCTGCCATCCTATTTGGCCATTGAAAAAAGGGCTCGTGCTTTATTTTTTCCACGATCACGTGTAATGgctctcggaacacagcgtggactacctgagccccTACAGATCCCGATTGTTTTGTataatctcttctcggcttATTACTGTTACTGaaacggtccgacctgaagtcccttctctcctgggggacaaacttcgcctttcccttcccgGTTTGCTAGTCCTCCTCGACCCTCTTATACTTGTCTATCCTGTCCATAAGTTGCCGCACGCTGGTGGCTGGCTTCCCTGTGAGAGActttctcaagccatgctctgtcggcaagccccttttaaaggcactgatggcgacgtcatcgtgacTTCCTTCTACCTCGTTGTGcacctcccaatatctgtccgagtaggcctttagCGTTtccccttctcgcatggacagagataaaagggaatcgaggggccgagggactctagtgctggtgatgaagcgggagCCAAAGGCCTGCGTCAACTGTTTAAAGGAGTCTATAGAGTTTggtgggagggcatcaaaccatctcatggccAGGGGCCCCAGGCTGGAGGGAAACactttacacattaacgcctcgtccctggagtgaacggccatcctttggttgaactggctcacgtgctccactaggtcagttcgaccattgtacagGGTAAACGTTGGCTGATTAAATCGCCGAGGGAGCATCGCCCGCTCTATTCTACGGGTaaatggcgactgggagattcgatccagggccttgctcatggcgtcattgactaagccttggtaaggtgggcttttgcggccgcgtttgtgaggcctctcttcctcataggagaacgtTTCGCTCGGGGGGGTCCTCGTCCTTCGTCTGTATTCATCATCCTCACCACTGCTAGTATCCGAAATGGGCAAAGGACGTTTTTGTTGGGCTCGCCGCAGCCTTTTCTTCAAATCCTCAATCTCTTGCTGCAGAGCCTTCTACTCGTTGTGCTGGTGGGATGCATGGtctttccctttcgagcgacttCTACTCGTGTGAGCGGTGTTCACATTGCCCTCTCGTTGatcattttggtcttttgctcgttcaaggtttacaaagttgtcctgtcgttgagattcagtacgtccggtttggcgcggacctgatccttccatcccttgCTGTTTCACTTGTtgagacacaagttcttcccacagacggcgccaattgtagggtgacgaatttggggctcaggcccaacaggtgggagattctggcccaaaagtccctcaacaatgaatttgtagagagtaggttatagaactaggtctttgacaggagAAACGAAGTTacgaccaagccatgcaaccagttggacgtagggaTATTCCTTCAAGCTTTTGGAGTAACGGTCCCTGAGGCTGTTCctgctacttctctctcttttctccttctttatcctttcttctttctgcttccgatcccttttccatggggatctccttcccttatatagcatccttcctgaGATCATGTCCCTACACTTATCAGTCATCCGATCCTccactcgagtgcctgtcccataggtcatcctccctcctttctgtgagttgcactggccaagatgattctgcgttcctgtcccttccacattaatgcggctggaaaagtagttccttggcatttaatgcggcagttgtgattgtcccccccccccttcctgaGTGTCACGCACTGTTTCTTCGTATTGGGTGAACTTTCGCCAGGTATGGGGTGCAAATTGGACACTTACTtggtgagtccgaggaggtgttcctcctcggacgccccttagcaggcccggcccatcatgaTTGGGACGGGATATCCtacgcccatgccttttcttctttatcgtggctgggcttggtacatgagctacggcccaacatcaactgacagactttacccaccacaattgttataaaatgattcaATTCCATTCCATCCACGTTacttccaaacaagattacttacattccattcattttcattcctttccattcctttattttaaaacatccaatcaaggttacttaatttcattctattccattattttcccttacttaaatacatttcattcatttccattctcttatgatcattccattccatttccttATGAACTTCCAAATGAAGCCTTAGATTTTACTCCCCAAAGTTTATGAGTGTtcggattttacaccctaaaattttagaatttgaggGTGTAATTTTCAAACACTCAAACTTTAAAGggggtaaaatttaaattctgaaatgttagtgtaaaattcaaatatcccaaaatttcagagagtaaaatttaaattttaaaaattcataaacaccctcaaattttagggatgtaatttaccatctttcctaaaattaattatgcttaataaaccattttttttttaattgaggaTAGACGTCATCACTCATCATTAAAAATTACTTCAAAAGAGATTCAAAATATGGGATAAAAAAATCACACGTCTTTGACTGTTGATAAAGTAATATGGAGATATTTTAGAGAGGACAAAATTTTTATCCAATTTGAAATTAGGTGGGAAGAAAGTTTCGTTCCCACTGTGTCTGTGTGCGAGAAACTTCAAACGATTATTTGAGCGTCAACAACTTTAGACTAATCAAAATATGAGACGTTCTCAAAATAGGAAGAAAATGTTATAGGTTTCTCATTTCACGGATAAATTGTTCTAAAACCCATTTTCAGTTGTTCTAAAACCAGTTTTGTATTTCTGTTCAACAATTTTATAATCGCCCGGATCACAGATAAGTTACTACATAtaaaccatttatttttaattatttttttcagaaTCATCCCTTTCACGAATAAGCAATTCTAaaccatttatttaaaaataaatataaaaatttagagCAACCTATATTATGGAAAagttattttaaaatcaaactCTACGAATCCCCCTAGTTGAACAGCTCAGAGATTACTTTCTTTATTAATAAGGTAGCATGCAATAGTTCAGAGATTACGAAATGCATGTTGCTTCACAAACTTTCCCTTTCATGAATAAGAAGTTTATTGACATTGGTATTCACTTTTGCAAGCTCCATCAATGATAAGCATTATATAACACTAACACTAACCAAGGCAATAACATCACTTTAAGTTAAACTAAAAGGTAAAATCGTCATTTTGACGGTTGGATAAAAAAGTGCGGAAAAATATCCAAACACCCTCTAAACTTTCAACTACTGGCCAAAACACTCCTTAATAAACTATTATATTAGTAAATTTACTCCTTAAACTATATATACTTGTCAAATCAACACGCCAGTTACTCTccattaaaaacacaaacaaaatacGCATGTGTATCCCACgtgaattttaaaataacatattaaCAAGGACTGAATTgggtgagagg
It encodes the following:
- the LOC126689917 gene encoding uncharacterized protein LOC126689917, with the protein product MDLQPRTGLRGLLSNRSKGQTSKEISKGQVVSKAPALPPPPSSGAALKPMPNLKRKRPVEEAEEGEVAREKAGPKKKGKETKEPREKRTRSTESRDEAVTQRGPRTWSPRIELDGAPILWDTTLWESQREPASFLAEALQQPLLLPRDMEGLRKIRQPELFMSLKRDMAVITQQIYVAEEWAKQAREDVHREAQSRATAERAASDLKRDLDRQDHELKEVKKANASAEAGLKTAEKQTEELRKQLRHFEEKLSAEQQAVSELKAELARAKEEARLSREVAEKAVAASYERGVHDTEERLTEEVATVCRDYVTSTWGLAMDRAAVPADSDLRKVENIFYPAEIRETPGEVASTEPLPADSPIPETGGMEQATQGQSPEDSLRISEILAQAQEIAPENPAVDDQPAPTQGP
- the LOC126689918 gene encoding uncharacterized protein LOC126689918, whose translation is MAGDPSKRNQNLYCVYHQEPGHVMDECRNLKNYVDPLVREGKLGHLLQRPEQSNVDTRQSTLRPPIGTINVILAAPGRTGSGPFRVMSVGRFPTEPGEREFKRARGRVPLIGFTEEDKEGTIQPHDDALVVTLRIGGYDVRRVLVDQGSAVEVMYPDLYKGLNLKAGGPVAIQYSSA